A stretch of DNA from Arthrobacter jiangjiafuii:
GGCCGCTTTGTAGCCTTCGGCTCCCAGCAGGGGAATGGTGGAGGTGCAGCTCTCGGGTACCTTCCCGTCCAGGGCGCGGGCTGCCTCGTCGACGGCGTCCTTGGCCATGACCCGGTAGGTGGTCCATTTGCCGCCGGCAACAACCACCAGTCCCGGAACCGGGTGGGCGACAACATGTTCGCGGGAGAGCTTGGCGGTGGAGTCGTTTTCGCCGGCGAGCAGCGGCCGCAGGCCGGCATAGACGCCCTCGACGTCTTCACGGGTCAGCGGCGTCTTGAGCACCAGGTTGACGTGTTCCAGCAGGTAATCGATGTCAGCCGACGTTGCAGCGGGGTGGGCCTTGTCCAGGTTCCAGTCGGTATCGGTGGTTCCCACAATCCAGTGCCGGCCCCACGGGATGACGAACAGCACGGACTTCTCGGTGCGCAGGATCATGCCCACGGTGGACTGGATCCGGTCCCGGGGCACCACCAGGTGCACTCCCTTGGAGGCACGGACCTTCAGCTGGCCCCGGTCCGTCACCATGGCCTGGGTTTCATCGGTCCAGACGCCGGTGGCGTTGACCACCTGGCGGGCGAAGACATCGAATTCCGCTCCGGATTCCTGGTCCTTGACCCGCGCACCGACGACGCGTTCACCTTCACGCAGGAAATCCACCACTGACACCCGGTTGGCGACGGTGGCTCCGTAATGGGCAGAGGTGCGGGCCATCGTGGCCACATACCGGGCGTCATCCACCTGGGCATCGTAGTAGCGGATGGAGCCGATCATGGCGTCATCCTTCAGGCTGGGCGCTGCCCGCAGGGTCGCCTTCCGGCTCAGGTGCTTGTGCATCGGCACGCCGCGGGAGTTGCCCGAGGTCAGCCCCATGGTGTCGTAGAGCAGGATCCCGGCGCCCACGTAGGGCCGCTCGTAGAACCGGTGGGTCAGCGGGTAGAGGAACGGAACCGGCTTCACGAGGTGCGGGGCGATCCGCTGGATCAGCAGGCCGCGTTCCTTCAGGGCTTCGGACACCAGCGCGAAGTCCAGCATTTCCAGGTAGCGCAGCCCGCCGTGGATGAGTTTGGAGGAGCGCGATGAGGTGCCGGAGGCCCAGTCGCGGGCCTCCACCATGCCCACCTTCAGCCCGCGGGTCACCGCGTCCAGAGCCGCGCCGGTGCCGACGACGCCGCCTCCGACAATCAGGATGTCCAGTTCCTGGCCGGGTTCCGCAGTGGAGCGCAGTTGGGCCAGGGCATCCTGGCGGTATTCCGGACTGAGTGCATCGTTGCTCATCATCACAGACTTCCTTTCCTGCCGGTGCAGCCTATCTGCGCCCCACTCTAGGCAACTACATGTTGGATAGGTAGGGCGAGACCAGGACCTCGATGCGCTGGAAGGCCTTCACATCCGAATATCCGGTGGTGGCCATGGCCCGGCGCAGGGCGCCCATCAGGTTCGATGTTCCGTTGGTGTGGTGCGAGGGGCCCCAGAGGACTTCCTCCAGCGGCCCTACAGTGTCCAGGCGGACCCTGTCGCCGCGCGGAAGTTCGCTGTGGTGCGCTTCCTGGCCCCAGTGCCAGCCCTGGCCCGGGGCTTCCTCGGCGCGGGCAAGGGCGGAACCCAGCATGACGGCGTCGGCGCCCATGGCGATGGCCTTGACGATGTCTCCGCTGGTTCCCATGCCGCCGTCTGCGATCACGTGTACGTAACGGCCGCCCGACTCATCCATGTAGTCGCGGCGTGCTTCGGCGATGTCGGCGATGGCCGTGGCCATCGGCGCGTGGATGCCGAGCGCGCGGCGGGTGGTGGTGGTCGCTCCCCCGCCGAAGCCCACCAGCACGCCGGCTGCGCCGGTGCGCATCAGGTGCAGGGCAGGGGTGTAGCCGGCGGCTCCGCCAACGATGACCGGCACATCGAGTTCGTAGATGAACTGCTTCAGGTTCAGCGGCTCGACCGTCTTGGAGACGTGCTCGGCCGAAACAGTGGTGCCGCGGATGACAAAGATGTCGACGCCGGCGGCGAGGACCGTCTTGTAGAACTCCTGGGTGCGCTGCGGGGTGAGGGATCCGGCAACGGTGACACCGGCGTCGCGCATCTCGGCCAGCCGGGAGGTGATCAGCTCCGCTTTGATTGGCGCGTCGTAGATTTCCTGGAGCCGGCGGGTGGCGGCGGGGTTGAAGTTCTCTTCGCTCAGGACCGCGATTTCGTCCAGCAGCGGCTGCGGATCCTCGTAGCGGGTCCACAGGCCCTCAAGGTTCAGCACGCCCAGTCCGCCCAGGCGGCCCAGGGCGATTGCGGTGGCCGGGGACATGACCGAGTCCATGGGCGCGCCCATGACCGGCATGGCAAACTGATACGCATCTATCTGCCAGTTGATCGAAACATCCTGCGGGTCCCGGGTACGCCGGGACGGCACAATCGCCACATCATCGAGGGAGTAGGCTCGGCGCCCACGCTTGCCACGGCCAATTTCAATCTCGTTACTCACACCCCTAGGTTATCGCAGCCACGCACCGGCGCTTAAAGCGGCAGCGGCCGCCTCCCGTCAGGGTGGCGGCCGCTGCGTGGCGCGGAGCTGTGGATCCGGTGTCGGAACCTTAGCGGCGGGTACCGTAGTTCGGCGCTTCCGCGGTCATCATGATGTCGTGCGGGTGGGATTCCTTCAGGCCGGCCGGAGTGATCCGGACAAACTTGCCCTTGGCCTTGAGTTCCTCGATGGTGCGGGCACCGGTGTAGAACATGGTCTGGCGCAGGCCGCCGACCAACTGGTGCGCGACGGCGGAAAGCGGGCCGCGGTAGGGCACCTGGCCCTCGATGCCCTCGGGAATCAGCTTCTCGTCGGAGGGAACGTCCGCCTGGAAGTAGCGGTCCTTGGAGTACGAGGTGTTCTTGCCCCGGGACTGCATGGCGCCCAGGGAGCCCATGCCGCGGTAGGACTTGAACTGCTTGCCGTTGACGAAGACCAGGTCTCCCGGGCTTTCCGCGGAGCCGGCGAGCAGGCCGCCGAGCATTACGGTATCGGCGCCGGCCACAATCGCCTTGCCGATGTCGCCCGAGTACTGCAGGCCGCCGTCGGCGATCAGCGGAATGCCGGCCGGGATGGCTGCCTTGGAGGCCTCGTAGATGGCTGTGATCTGGGGAACGCCCACGCCGGCCACCACGCGGGTGGTGCAGATGGAGCCCGGACCGACACCGACCTTGATGGCGTCGGCGCCGGCATCAATGAGTGCCTGGGCGCCTTCACGGGTGGCTGCCTGGCCGCCGATGATATCGACGTGCGCAGCCGCCGGGTCCTTCTTCAGGCGGGAGATCATTTCCAGCACCCCGGCGCTGTGGCCGTTGGCGGTGTCCACAACCAGGATGTCGACGCCGGCGTCGACCAGCGTCATGGCGCGCTCGTAGCCGTCACCGAAGAAACCGATGGCGGCACCGACACGCAGCCGGCCTTCGTCATCCTTGGTGGCCAGCGGGTACTGCTCTGCCTTGTCGAAGTCCTTGACCGTGATCAGGCCCTGCAGGCGGCCGTCATTGTCGACCAGCGGCAGCTTCTCGATGCGGTGCTTGCCGAGCAGCTCCATGGTTTCCTCGGCGCTGATACCCACGCGGCCGGTGATCAGCGGCATCCGGGTCATGACTTCGCTGACCTTGCGGTGCGGATAGTCGGCGCGCGGAATGAAGCGTGTGTCGCGGTTGGTCACGATGCCCAGCAGCTTGTTGTCCGTGTCCACCACGGGCAGGCCCGAGACGCGGAAGTGCGCGCACAGGTCGTCCAAGTCCTGCAGGGTGGCTTCCGGGGAAATGGTGACCGGGTTGGTGATCATGCCGGATTCGCTGCGCTTGACCCGGTCGACGTGCTCAGCCTGGTCGGGGATGGAGAGGTTGCGGTGAATCACGCCGAGCCCGCCCTGGCGGGCCATGGCGATGGCCATGCGGGATTCGGTAACCGTGTCCATGGCTGCGGACAGCAGGGGCGTGTGCACCCGGATCCGCTTTGACAGGCGGGAAGACGTGTCCGCCTCGGACGGGATGACGTCCGTCGGGCCGGGCAGCAGCAGGACGTCGTCGTAGGTCAGGCCGATGAAGCCGAACGGATCATGCTCTGGGGACTGCTGGCTCAAAACTACGCCTCTTTCGCGGGGGACCGGAGGGATGGAGGGAACCGGGAAAGGACCGGTTGGCTTCCTTACATCCTAAAACGAAAGCCTCCGGGTCCCTATTCCAACAATTCGTTGGTGGTGGCGCTCACAGCTGTTCCCTCCCAGCCTGTCGCCGCGAGAATCCGTCGGGCGAGGACGCCGGTGGTGGTCTCGAGGTAGGTGCGGCTCAGGTGGTCGTGGTCCATGTAGACGAAGGTGTTGCCGATGATGCCCGGGCATTCCTGGGCGGTGCAGAGCTGGTCGGTCATATCCAGGGTGTGGATCCCGGGGGTCGCGGCGAGTGCATCCAGCGGTGAGACGGCGGCCAGGAGCTGGGTGCGCGGCAGGGTGCACGCCGTGGTGTCGAGGTTGTTGGCGTCCAGGCACTTGACCATGTCGAAGTCGAAGCGGGGGTTGTCCCGCATGGCAAGCACGTCGATTCCGGCAGCAGTGAAGGGGGCAACCCCTGCCTCGTAGCCGTCGGCCAGGGTTTCCTCCGCCGAGCTGGGCTTGGAGACGGATGCGACCGTGAAGACAGCGTCGGGAACCGTTTGCTGCACGTAGTCGGAGGAGGCCGCGTTGAACGCGTTGCATTCCTCGCTGCGGCTTTCGGCGGCGGCGCCGTAGCGGCAGCCCGGCTTGAGCAGCGCCACGAGGTGCCAGTTGTTCGCCTTGGCCACCGGGCCCAGGGCGGACAGCCACTGCTGGGCATGGGAGTCCCCGAGCACCACGATGCTCTTGACGGCCCCTTCGGCGGAACCGATCCGCAGGCAGCCGGCCAGCAGCGGGTCCTCCGGCAGGTAGGCCTCTTCGCAGGCGCCGTCGGTTTTCGCCCACTCGGCGCCCATGCCGGTTGAGGAGGGCTTCACCACGGCGTCGGTGGAACCGGCATATTCAAAGCCGGGGTCGAGGGCCAGCGCGCCGGGATTGTCCATCACGGTCTGCAGCCGCACGGCCTGCTCCTGGCTGCGGACGCCGGCCTGCCAGCCGGCCAGCGGCGCAGCGACCAGGGCCAGGGACGCGGCGACGACGACGGCGGTGCGCCACGGTGCCGTATTGGGCCAGGACCAGCGGCTCATTGGGTTCTCCACCAGCGAGGTGGTGAGCACGGCCAGGACGCAGGAGAGCGCGATGACGACGGCGCCGTCCAGCAGTCCGGCGTTTTCCTTCCCGGCGGTGACCAGCCAGAGCACGAGGACCGGCCAGTGCCACAGGTACAGCGCGTAGGAGTTGTTCCCCATGGCCACCAGCGGCTTGGAGGAGAGGAAGCGGTCCGCGCCGGCCCGGCTGCCGGTGTCTCCGGCGGTGATGATCAGGGCCGCGGCCAGCGTGGGCCACAGCGCCATGTAGCCGGGGAACTGCTGCTGCACCTGCAGGAGGACTCCGCAGCTGAGCATCGCAGCAACACCGATCCACCCCATGATGATGCGCGGGATCCGGCCAAAGCGCAGATACGGCAGGGCCAAGGCCAGCAGCGAGCCGAGAGCGAACTCCCACAGGCGGGTCCGGGTGTCGAAGTAGGCATATCCCTGGTTCACGGCCGTCTGCCAGATGGAAAAGGCCAGCGAGCACAGGAAGACCGCTCCGAAGACTCCGAGCAGGACATGCCGGTAGCGCAGCCGCAGCCGGTTGGCCGCGAAGGCGGCACCGGCGAAGATCAGCGGCCAGAGGATGAAGACCTGTCCCTGGACGGAGAGGGACCAGAAGTGCTGCAGCGGGCTGGCCGCACTGTTGTCCCGGGCGTAGTAGTCCACTGAGCTGTTGGCCAGGGTCCAGTTCTGCACGTAGAACAGCGAGGACCAGACCTGCCGGAAAATCCCGGCCCAGTCACTCTTGGGCAGCAGCCACGCGCTGGCGGCAAGCACAGCCAGCAGGACAACCACCGCGGCGGGCAGCAGGCCCTTGAAGCGGTGAAGCCAGTAGCGGCCCAGTGCCAGCGGCGCCCCGGCTTCGACCTTGCGCACAAAGGAGCCGGTCAGCAGGAAAGCGGAGATCAGGAGGAAGATGTCCACACCGCCGGAGACCCGGCCCAGCCAGACGTGGTAGAGCACCACCAGCACTACGGCCAGGGCGCGCAGGCCCTGGACTTCGGGCCGGTAGCGCCGCTGGTGCGGAGCCGAAACCACGTTAGAACTCAAAATAATTAGAACTTCCTCTGATCCGAAATACCGTTGAAGTTTACAGTTCAAACAACAGGGCACCGGCCGCGGTGTTTCTCCGGGGCGGGGATCCGGCGGTCTCCGGACAGCAAAAAGCCCCGGATCCGGTGCGGATTTCCACACTGGATCCGGGGCTTTTACGGCACCTAGTGCTGGTGGCCGTGATCTTCGTCGTTGTCGGCCGGCTTCTCCACCACGAGAGCTTCCGTGGTGAGGACCAGCGCGGCGATGGACGCCGCGTTGCGCAGCGCCGACCGCGTGACCTTGACCGGGTCGATGATCCCGGCGTCAACGAGGTTCTCGTAGACGCCGGTTGCGGCGTTGAAGCCGTGGTTGACCTCGAGGTCGGTGACCTTGGCAACAACAACCATGCCTTCGGCACCGGCGTTCTCGGCGATCCAGCGCAGCGGCTGGGCCAGTGCGCGGCGCACCAGGCCCACGGCGGTGGCGGCGTCGCCTTCGAGCTTGGCGACCTCCGGATCGGTGTCCAGGGCCTTGGCAGCGTGGACCAGTGCGGAACCGCCGCCGGCCACAATGCCCTCTTCCAGGGCTGCACGCGTGGAAGACACGGCGTCTTCGATGCGGTGCTTCTTTTCCTTCAGCTCAACCTCGGTGGCTGCGCCGACCTTGATGACACCAATGCCGCCGGAGAGCTTGGCCAGGCGTTCCTGCAGCTTCTCGCGGTCCCAGTCGGAATCCGAGCGCTCAATCTCTGCACGGATCTGGGAAACGCGGTCCGCGACGTCTGATTCCGAGCCGGTTCCGTCGACGATGGTGGTGCTGTCCTTGGTGACCGTGATGCGGCGGGCCGAACCCAGCACCTCAAGGCCAACCTGGTCCAGCTTCAGGCCCAGGTCCGGGGAGACAACCTGCGCACCGGTGAGGGTGGCGATGTCCTGCATCATGGCCTTGCGGCGGTCGCCGAAGCCGGGAGCCTTGACGGCTACCACGTTCAGGGTGCCGCGGATCTTGTTGACCACCAGGGTGGACAGGGCTTCGCCTTCAATGTCCTCGGCGATGATGAACAGCGGCTTGGAGGTCTGCAGCGCCTTTTCCAGCAGCGGCAGGAACTCGGCCACGGAGGAGATCTTGCCGGAGTTGATCAGGATCAAGGCGTCCTCGAGGACGGCTTCCTGACGCTCCGGATCGGTCACGAAGTACGGGGACAGGTAGCCCTTGTCGAACTGCATGCCCTCGGTGATGACCAGTTCGGTCTGCGTCGAGGAGGATTCCTCGATGGTGATGACGCCGTCCTTGCCGACGGTGTCAAAGGCCTTGGCGAGCAGCTCGCCGATCTCGGTGCTCTGCGCGGAGATGGCGGCGACATGCGCCACCTGGTTGCCCTGGACTTCCTTGGCATTTTCCAGCAGGCGGGCTGCCACTGCCTCCACGGCAGTCTCCATGCCGCGCTTGAGCTGGCCCGGAGCTGCGCCGGCAGCAACGTTGCGCAGGCCTTCCTTGACCAGCGCCTGGGCCAGGACGGTTGCGGTGGTGGTGCCGTCGCCGGCAACATCGTTGGTCTTGGTTGCTACTTCCTTGGCCAGCTGTGCGCCGAGGTTCTCGTACGGGTCCTCCAGCTCAACCTCACGGGCGATGGTGACGCCGTCGTTCGTGATGGTGGGAGCGCCCCAGGTCTTGGCGAGCACTACGTTGCGGCCGCGCGGGCCGAGGGTCACCTTGACGGTGTTGGCCAGCTTGTCGACGCCGGCCTCCAGCGAACGGCGGGCGGAGTCGTTGAACTCCAATTGCTTTGCCATGTGTGTGTCCTTTCCGACAGCTACATCTGCACCTGCATCAGAAAACCCCGGCCAGATTGGCCGGGGTTTCCCTTTTTCGACTACTTAACGACGATGGCCAGCACGTCGCGGGCGGACAGCACCAGGTACTCCTGGCCGCCGTGCTTGACTTCGGTTCCGCCGTACTTCGAGTAGATGACAACGTCACCTTCGGAAACATCAACCGGAACGCGGTTGCCGTTGTCGTCAACACGGCCGGGGCCTACTGCGACAACTTCGCCCTCCTGGGGCTTTTCCTTGGCGGTGTCCGGGATGACGAGGCCGGAAGCAGTGGTCTGCTCGGCTTCGAGGGGGCGGACAACAATGCGATCCTCAAGGGGCTTAATCGAGACCGACACTCGGGCTCTCCTTTGCGTAGTTACTAACGGATGGGGCCGTCGGTAGGCGCTGGCCGTCGTCGCGGTGCCGGATGGCGCTTCC
This window harbors:
- a CDS encoding acyltransferase family protein, translated to MSSNVVSAPHQRRYRPEVQGLRALAVVLVVLYHVWLGRVSGGVDIFLLISAFLLTGSFVRKVEAGAPLALGRYWLHRFKGLLPAAVVVLLAVLAASAWLLPKSDWAGIFRQVWSSLFYVQNWTLANSSVDYYARDNSAASPLQHFWSLSVQGQVFILWPLIFAGAAFAANRLRLRYRHVLLGVFGAVFLCSLAFSIWQTAVNQGYAYFDTRTRLWEFALGSLLALALPYLRFGRIPRIIMGWIGVAAMLSCGVLLQVQQQFPGYMALWPTLAAALIITAGDTGSRAGADRFLSSKPLVAMGNNSYALYLWHWPVLVLWLVTAGKENAGLLDGAVVIALSCVLAVLTTSLVENPMSRWSWPNTAPWRTAVVVAASLALVAAPLAGWQAGVRSQEQAVRLQTVMDNPGALALDPGFEYAGSTDAVVKPSSTGMGAEWAKTDGACEEAYLPEDPLLAGCLRIGSAEGAVKSIVVLGDSHAQQWLSALGPVAKANNWHLVALLKPGCRYGAAAESRSEECNAFNAASSDYVQQTVPDAVFTVASVSKPSSAEETLADGYEAGVAPFTAAGIDVLAMRDNPRFDFDMVKCLDANNLDTTACTLPRTQLLAAVSPLDALAATPGIHTLDMTDQLCTAQECPGIIGNTFVYMDHDHLSRTYLETTTGVLARRILAATGWEGTAVSATTNELLE
- the guaB gene encoding IMP dehydrogenase, with protein sequence MSQQSPEHDPFGFIGLTYDDVLLLPGPTDVIPSEADTSSRLSKRIRVHTPLLSAAMDTVTESRMAIAMARQGGLGVIHRNLSIPDQAEHVDRVKRSESGMITNPVTISPEATLQDLDDLCAHFRVSGLPVVDTDNKLLGIVTNRDTRFIPRADYPHRKVSEVMTRMPLITGRVGISAEETMELLGKHRIEKLPLVDNDGRLQGLITVKDFDKAEQYPLATKDDEGRLRVGAAIGFFGDGYERAMTLVDAGVDILVVDTANGHSAGVLEMISRLKKDPAAAHVDIIGGQAATREGAQALIDAGADAIKVGVGPGSICTTRVVAGVGVPQITAIYEASKAAIPAGIPLIADGGLQYSGDIGKAIVAGADTVMLGGLLAGSAESPGDLVFVNGKQFKSYRGMGSLGAMQSRGKNTSYSKDRYFQADVPSDEKLIPEGIEGQVPYRGPLSAVAHQLVGGLRQTMFYTGARTIEELKAKGKFVRITPAGLKESHPHDIMMTAEAPNYGTRR
- the groES gene encoding co-chaperone GroES translates to MSVSIKPLEDRIVVRPLEAEQTTASGLVIPDTAKEKPQEGEVVAVGPGRVDDNGNRVPVDVSEGDVVIYSKYGGTEVKHGGQEYLVLSARDVLAIVVK
- a CDS encoding GuaB3 family IMP dehydrogenase-related protein — protein: MSNEIEIGRGKRGRRAYSLDDVAIVPSRRTRDPQDVSINWQIDAYQFAMPVMGAPMDSVMSPATAIALGRLGGLGVLNLEGLWTRYEDPQPLLDEIAVLSEENFNPAATRRLQEIYDAPIKAELITSRLAEMRDAGVTVAGSLTPQRTQEFYKTVLAAGVDIFVIRGTTVSAEHVSKTVEPLNLKQFIYELDVPVIVGGAAGYTPALHLMRTGAAGVLVGFGGGATTTTRRALGIHAPMATAIADIAEARRDYMDESGGRYVHVIADGGMGTSGDIVKAIAMGADAVMLGSALARAEEAPGQGWHWGQEAHHSELPRGDRVRLDTVGPLEEVLWGPSHHTNGTSNLMGALRRAMATTGYSDVKAFQRIEVLVSPYLSNM
- the groL gene encoding chaperonin GroEL (60 kDa chaperone family; promotes refolding of misfolded polypeptides especially under stressful conditions; forms two stacked rings of heptamers to form a barrel-shaped 14mer; ends can be capped by GroES; misfolded proteins enter the barrel where they are refolded when GroES binds), which gives rise to MAKQLEFNDSARRSLEAGVDKLANTVKVTLGPRGRNVVLAKTWGAPTITNDGVTIAREVELEDPYENLGAQLAKEVATKTNDVAGDGTTTATVLAQALVKEGLRNVAAGAAPGQLKRGMETAVEAVAARLLENAKEVQGNQVAHVAAISAQSTEIGELLAKAFDTVGKDGVITIEESSSTQTELVITEGMQFDKGYLSPYFVTDPERQEAVLEDALILINSGKISSVAEFLPLLEKALQTSKPLFIIAEDIEGEALSTLVVNKIRGTLNVVAVKAPGFGDRRKAMMQDIATLTGAQVVSPDLGLKLDQVGLEVLGSARRITVTKDSTTIVDGTGSESDVADRVSQIRAEIERSDSDWDREKLQERLAKLSGGIGVIKVGAATEVELKEKKHRIEDAVSSTRAALEEGIVAGGGSALVHAAKALDTDPEVAKLEGDAATAVGLVRRALAQPLRWIAENAGAEGMVVVAKVTDLEVNHGFNAATGVYENLVDAGIIDPVKVTRSALRNAASIAALVLTTEALVVEKPADNDEDHGHQH
- a CDS encoding glycerol-3-phosphate dehydrogenase/oxidase codes for the protein MSNDALSPEYRQDALAQLRSTAEPGQELDILIVGGGVVGTGAALDAVTRGLKVGMVEARDWASGTSSRSSKLIHGGLRYLEMLDFALVSEALKERGLLIQRIAPHLVKPVPFLYPLTHRFYERPYVGAGILLYDTMGLTSGNSRGVPMHKHLSRKATLRAAPSLKDDAMIGSIRYYDAQVDDARYVATMARTSAHYGATVANRVSVVDFLREGERVVGARVKDQESGAEFDVFARQVVNATGVWTDETQAMVTDRGQLKVRASKGVHLVVPRDRIQSTVGMILRTEKSVLFVIPWGRHWIVGTTDTDWNLDKAHPAATSADIDYLLEHVNLVLKTPLTREDVEGVYAGLRPLLAGENDSTAKLSREHVVAHPVPGLVVVAGGKWTTYRVMAKDAVDEAARALDGKVPESCTSTIPLLGAEGYKAAWNLRHRTAERYGVHVARVEHLLNRYGSLATDVLELIRANPELGEPLPGADDYLRAEVVYAATAEGARHVEDVLARRTRISIESWDRGVSAAPVVAELMAPVLNWDAERVLKEVAYYEARVEAERLSQEQPDDISADAARLKAHDIAPLT